The Prosthecobacter dejongeii genome contains a region encoding:
- a CDS encoding L,D-transpeptidase yields the protein MVSTRILRIAAQTSVLAASFWLSSCKTPTAPPPPVVEPAKKPTGLFEWQGEGKSISSIKINVDEQKAYLYNGEDQIGWTYVATGITSFPTPTGEFKIMEKVADKVSNLYGKGYDANGKLVNSDFKQGRDLLPPGGRFEAAKMTYFMRLTGDGVGMHIGPIPRPGRRASHGCIRLPSKFAGTIFKNVSVGTPVTIVGSGPDYATYIKQSNAKAKANAAKLAAAKAKANEAAVKAATTLAPDDPNGPGPDTPPAAGTPAPGSSVITTLPAPAATPTPVPATPTEEVKPAVPAPQQ from the coding sequence ATGGTTTCCACCCGCATCCTGCGAATCGCTGCCCAGACCTCCGTCCTGGCAGCCTCTTTTTGGCTATCTTCTTGCAAGACTCCCACGGCCCCTCCACCGCCGGTGGTCGAGCCTGCCAAAAAGCCCACGGGCCTCTTCGAATGGCAGGGCGAAGGCAAAAGCATCTCCTCCATCAAGATCAATGTGGATGAGCAGAAAGCCTATCTCTACAACGGCGAAGACCAAATAGGCTGGACCTACGTGGCCACCGGCATCACCAGCTTCCCCACCCCCACGGGCGAATTCAAAATCATGGAGAAGGTCGCCGACAAAGTCTCCAATCTTTATGGCAAGGGCTACGATGCCAATGGCAAGCTGGTGAACTCTGACTTTAAACAAGGCCGCGATCTGCTGCCCCCTGGAGGCCGTTTTGAAGCCGCGAAAATGACCTACTTCATGCGCCTCACTGGCGATGGTGTGGGCATGCACATCGGCCCGATCCCGCGCCCTGGCCGCCGTGCTTCCCACGGTTGCATCCGCCTACCGTCCAAATTTGCTGGCACCATCTTCAAAAACGTCTCCGTCGGCACGCCCGTGACCATCGTCGGCAGCGGTCCAGACTATGCCACCTACATCAAGCAGTCTAACGCTAAGGCCAAAGCCAACGCCGCCAAACTAGCCGCAGCCAAAGCCAAGGCCAATGAGGCCGCCGTCAAAGCCGCCACCACCCTGGCCCCTGATGATCCCAATGGCCCTGGCCCCGATACCCCACCTGCCGCAGGCACACCCGCTCCCGGCAGCTCCGTCATCACGACCCTCCCTGCTCCCGCCGCAACCCCGACCCCGGTTCCAGCAACTCCCACCGAAGAGGTGAAACCTGCTGTTCCTGCCCCGCAACAGTAA
- a CDS encoding WD40 repeat domain-containing protein, translating into MQSFYHAFLLTALLWPLSSLAQSPEVPPADWKLEFLPRTAPTLLGHLGEPEIGSLLPEREPRMVWHPSGRLFVSNSEMYIPEEEVVIQVWSTPTPTLPAKCKGALNAGGGWALSTAGNRLCAQAYKPTEKSPYLDSDEYLAVSCFRFPEGVRIWKHALKKEEELVATCFSTDDKKVLAATQQGTLCTLRVLDAETGVEESRLVVPGSQNRFPSPECLAAIGDEFVMLLKPQTEDAQMFQVKLNPLRLDPGPFKGVLLDNMRRLVVSKDERYLAIFGGENYEVLQATKGGWESCLDGRVRDLWADHGSFLTTSIFSPDSRWLFVSTSEEAKVIDLAAQKVVKELPGGEGAAWSPDGTKILVMEHSGIGVFDTSDWSYRPSVESQHDCPVLQVKFIPDGKTLVSRDHNGLIVWDVETRKPRALLQGSRKTCHFDSFVLANGGQDIIAGDGWDYLRWTLPSADIPPPGRPEKKMGTLAFGGVLNPEEQHSHQGLFADVTGQRIITATTEGILLRDLSRLGTVKTLSSLRAKRFSADDHLVFLDSENVCAHHSNGEVSHLDLKSDELTKLAEHKGANYSGLWLPGRECYVSMSGSAILFIHAKTGAITQTLRPRRGGAFFSPTFDRGGLGFAVTPDEKMAAVYLVDLSRSQKFVSLWDIDSAQMLALQELPGMDVNCLDFSANGKVLAIGHQNTAISLWDVSKLLSLAPPPELPARTSTGSRQNLQLSVVTEGPMEPLPDADGHQWSFHADGSCSVAERLPSFGSLKVNGKPFVSRAVAYLKKVGNEKVATPFSLDRQGEIEGEGVWVNRHLGLHSLFMTTGTVVHAVDGFTNTTDRTAKVDISFEIQYPGDSQGIMTAAETPLKIPQDGQFSLGANDRWLAPTDSGKVGETLVATRIQALVKKESPRMHWHMVDKKLQVIYSAEIPPGETRWLIHGVTLVKRYAEGTINAITGFPDHADVGHYVPAGNESQGLNFGRPDLWNPEHQKGPLPSTMVWSSADPKPKPESDGLGLTWEMQYDHGRYGELGATSVNQIWFDGHPARMTVGQSLLHAHSKGQLVIPPSIGLYDPLSKISVYRKDQNLEGGIATVWQDRFYHAGQEAQTVRVSYVTTFRSPVIEVWDAKGQKHSVADFKGSALGLGGASAFVLEGEQQPATLLAFHREGAAICPTVRWLGPRAIALDYEFRLEPKVPVTLLHGACQRPLKAFGGALPAFADWLPLKLLPSPSAPSSKTGQIAVQPVSILNYVVDPSP; encoded by the coding sequence ATGCAGTCCTTTTACCACGCTTTTTTGTTAACTGCCCTCTTGTGGCCCTTGTCTTCGCTAGCTCAAAGTCCGGAGGTACCGCCTGCGGATTGGAAGCTCGAATTTCTGCCGAGAACAGCACCTACGTTGCTAGGGCATCTGGGCGAGCCGGAGATCGGCTCCTTACTGCCTGAGCGCGAGCCGCGAATGGTCTGGCATCCGAGTGGTCGTCTTTTTGTCTCCAACAGTGAAATGTACATTCCTGAGGAAGAGGTAGTGATCCAGGTCTGGAGCACGCCGACACCTACCTTGCCAGCGAAATGCAAAGGGGCCCTCAACGCAGGCGGGGGCTGGGCACTTTCTACGGCAGGGAATCGGCTTTGTGCGCAAGCATATAAACCAACCGAAAAGAGCCCTTACCTAGATTCGGACGAGTATTTGGCGGTGAGTTGTTTTCGCTTCCCAGAAGGCGTCCGAATCTGGAAGCATGCGCTGAAGAAGGAGGAAGAGCTGGTGGCCACTTGTTTCAGCACGGACGACAAGAAAGTTCTCGCTGCTACGCAGCAAGGCACCCTCTGCACGCTTCGTGTGCTGGATGCGGAAACGGGTGTTGAAGAGAGCCGATTGGTGGTGCCCGGTAGCCAGAACCGCTTTCCCTCGCCGGAGTGCTTGGCAGCGATCGGCGATGAATTTGTCATGCTTCTGAAGCCTCAGACTGAAGATGCTCAGATGTTTCAAGTGAAGTTGAATCCACTAAGGTTAGACCCTGGTCCCTTCAAAGGCGTTCTTTTGGACAACATGCGCCGTTTAGTGGTAAGTAAAGACGAGCGTTATTTGGCGATCTTCGGCGGAGAAAACTATGAGGTTTTACAGGCCACCAAAGGAGGTTGGGAGTCTTGCTTGGATGGTCGTGTGCGGGATCTTTGGGCCGATCATGGCAGTTTTCTCACGACGAGTATCTTTTCGCCCGATAGCCGTTGGCTGTTCGTTTCTACTTCGGAAGAAGCCAAGGTGATTGACCTTGCGGCCCAAAAGGTGGTCAAGGAACTGCCGGGAGGAGAGGGAGCTGCTTGGTCACCCGATGGCACAAAAATCCTTGTGATGGAGCATAGCGGCATCGGCGTCTTTGATACGAGCGATTGGAGCTACCGGCCATCCGTTGAAAGTCAGCATGATTGCCCTGTTTTGCAGGTGAAGTTTATACCAGACGGCAAGACTTTGGTTTCGCGTGATCATAATGGCCTCATTGTGTGGGATGTGGAGACACGCAAACCACGGGCTTTACTTCAAGGATCGCGAAAGACCTGTCATTTTGACTCCTTTGTTCTGGCCAATGGTGGGCAAGATATCATTGCGGGAGATGGTTGGGATTACCTGCGGTGGACCTTGCCCTCCGCGGATATCCCACCACCGGGAAGACCTGAGAAAAAGATGGGCACCCTGGCTTTCGGAGGGGTGTTAAACCCAGAGGAGCAACACTCTCACCAGGGACTTTTTGCTGATGTGACGGGCCAGCGCATCATCACGGCGACGACCGAGGGGATCTTGCTCAGGGACCTCTCGAGATTGGGAACGGTGAAGACTTTGTCCTCTTTGCGGGCCAAGAGATTTTCAGCCGATGATCACCTCGTTTTTTTGGATTCAGAGAATGTTTGCGCCCATCATTCCAATGGGGAGGTCTCTCATTTAGACCTCAAATCGGACGAGTTGACAAAACTGGCTGAACACAAGGGTGCAAACTATTCTGGTCTGTGGCTACCAGGAAGGGAGTGCTACGTTTCCATGAGCGGTTCAGCCATCTTGTTTATCCACGCGAAGACGGGGGCTATCACGCAGACTCTCAGGCCAAGACGAGGGGGAGCGTTCTTTAGTCCCACCTTTGATCGGGGGGGACTGGGATTCGCTGTCACCCCAGATGAAAAAATGGCAGCTGTGTATTTGGTGGATCTTAGCAGGTCTCAAAAGTTTGTGAGCCTTTGGGACATTGATAGTGCCCAAATGTTAGCCCTACAGGAACTGCCCGGAATGGATGTGAATTGTTTAGACTTTTCTGCAAACGGGAAAGTTTTAGCGATTGGGCATCAGAACACGGCGATTTCACTCTGGGATGTCAGCAAACTTCTAAGTCTTGCGCCGCCGCCTGAGCTGCCAGCCCGCACTTCTACAGGTTCTAGGCAGAATTTGCAGCTAAGTGTCGTGACCGAGGGGCCGATGGAGCCTCTACCCGATGCAGACGGTCATCAATGGTCCTTTCATGCAGATGGCTCCTGCTCTGTGGCCGAAAGATTGCCTTCATTTGGCAGCCTCAAGGTCAATGGGAAGCCCTTTGTGAGTCGAGCCGTTGCATACCTGAAAAAGGTAGGCAATGAAAAGGTCGCCACTCCCTTTTCGCTGGATCGCCAAGGTGAAATAGAAGGTGAAGGAGTGTGGGTGAATCGGCACCTAGGTTTGCACTCCCTATTCATGACCACTGGGACCGTCGTGCATGCGGTGGATGGCTTTACCAACACGACTGATAGGACAGCGAAGGTCGACATCAGTTTTGAGATCCAATACCCTGGAGATAGTCAGGGTATCATGACCGCGGCAGAGACGCCTCTGAAGATTCCGCAAGATGGTCAGTTTTCTTTGGGAGCGAATGATCGTTGGCTGGCCCCTACAGATTCAGGCAAAGTGGGAGAGACACTGGTGGCCACTCGTATTCAGGCTTTGGTCAAAAAGGAATCACCCCGTATGCACTGGCACATGGTGGATAAAAAACTTCAGGTCATCTATTCGGCCGAGATTCCACCGGGTGAGACACGTTGGTTGATCCATGGGGTGACCTTGGTGAAGCGTTACGCCGAAGGGACGATCAACGCCATCACGGGATTTCCTGATCATGCCGACGTTGGCCATTACGTACCAGCAGGTAATGAATCGCAGGGCCTGAATTTTGGCCGACCCGATTTGTGGAATCCAGAGCATCAAAAAGGCCCATTACCCTCGACTATGGTGTGGTCCTCGGCTGATCCTAAACCTAAGCCGGAAAGTGATGGTCTAGGACTGACCTGGGAAATGCAATATGATCATGGTCGGTACGGGGAACTGGGGGCAACATCCGTGAATCAAATTTGGTTCGATGGACACCCTGCTCGAATGACTGTAGGCCAAAGTTTGTTGCATGCTCATTCCAAGGGTCAATTGGTAATACCCCCGTCAATTGGGCTCTATGACCCGTTGTCCAAAATTAGCGTGTATCGCAAAGATCAAAATCTAGAAGGTGGTATTGCAACCGTGTGGCAAGACCGATTCTACCATGCAGGGCAGGAAGCACAGACCGTGCGTGTCAGCTACGTTACCACCTTTCGGTCCCCCGTGATTGAAGTGTGGGATGCGAAAGGCCAAAAACATTCGGTGGCTGATTTTAAAGGCAGCGCCTTAGGGCTCGGTGGAGCCAGTGCTTTTGTTTTGGAAGGCGAGCAGCAGCCTGCGACTCTTTTGGCCTTTCATCGCGAGGGCGCGGCCATTTGTCCCACAGTCCGCTGGCTTGGACCCCGAGCGATTGCGCTAGATTATGAATTTCGCCTGGAACCCAAAGTGCCTGTAACACTCCTCCATGGGGCCTGCCAGCGACCTCTAAAAGCCTTTGGTGGTGCTCTTCCCGCGTTCGCGGATTGGTTGCCCTTAAAGCTGCTACCTTCCCCTTCAGCGCCTAGTTCAAAGACAGGTCAAATTGCTGTACAGCCCGTCTCGATTTTGAATTATGTAGTGGATCCATCCCCATGA
- a CDS encoding Fur family transcriptional regulator, with translation MATPSPRSSSKPSGLDCRLAVLGTDARLTPHRREVFQALAESNDHPTAYDLFAKVKERSPSISLATVYNCLEHLTSHGLIRQVQLERGQSRYCANLHEHVHFHCESCGKVIDAHPAADFDPAKFWNLPAGTKVSRMDIAIHGTCEACSCKV, from the coding sequence ATGGCGACTCCCTCCCCACGCTCTTCGTCGAAGCCTTCGGGCCTTGACTGCCGTCTGGCCGTGCTGGGCACCGATGCCCGGCTGACACCGCATCGGCGTGAAGTTTTCCAGGCCTTGGCGGAATCCAATGACCACCCGACGGCTTACGACCTATTTGCCAAAGTGAAGGAGCGTTCGCCCAGCATCTCGCTGGCCACGGTTTACAATTGCCTGGAGCACCTCACCAGCCACGGCCTCATCCGCCAGGTTCAGCTGGAGCGTGGCCAGTCCCGCTACTGTGCGAACCTGCATGAGCACGTGCACTTTCACTGCGAAAGCTGCGGCAAAGTCATTGATGCGCACCCAGCGGCCGATTTTGACCCCGCCAAATTCTGGAACCTACCTGCGGGCACGAAAGTCAGCCGCATGGACATCGCCATCCACGGCACCTGCGAAGCCTGCTCCTGCAAAGTCTAA
- a CDS encoding HAD family hydrolase: MLKAFIFDLDGTLIDSLADIAASINRMLEARGYPLCKDAGIFKQMVGDGMEKLVERALPETARSEEMIRLCTEEYRAFYDIHWQEQTQPYPHIVEVLAALKAKGLKLGVISNKAHRFTVPMTEHFFGSDCFELILGQRAEVPRKPDPAGAHEAATILGLRPEECAYVGDSGIDMAFAKSSGMVGIGVDWGFRSVAELTEHGATYVISTPGELLEIYDKSC; the protein is encoded by the coding sequence ATGCTGAAAGCCTTTATCTTCGACCTCGACGGCACCCTCATTGACTCCCTGGCAGACATCGCGGCGTCTATCAATCGCATGCTCGAAGCTCGCGGCTACCCTCTTTGCAAAGATGCGGGCATCTTCAAACAAATGGTGGGAGATGGCATGGAGAAACTGGTCGAACGTGCTCTTCCAGAAACCGCCCGCAGTGAGGAAATGATCCGCCTCTGCACCGAGGAATATCGCGCCTTTTATGACATCCACTGGCAGGAACAGACACAGCCTTATCCGCATATCGTCGAGGTCCTCGCGGCCTTGAAGGCGAAAGGCCTCAAGCTCGGCGTCATCTCCAACAAAGCCCATCGCTTCACCGTTCCCATGACGGAGCACTTTTTTGGCAGCGACTGCTTTGAACTGATCCTGGGCCAGAGGGCTGAGGTGCCCCGCAAACCCGACCCCGCAGGGGCCCACGAGGCCGCTACTATCTTGGGACTGCGCCCGGAGGAGTGCGCCTACGTGGGAGACTCCGGCATTGACATGGCCTTTGCCAAAAGCTCCGGCATGGTCGGCATCGGCGTGGACTGGGGCTTTCGCTCCGTCGCGGAGCTGACCGAACATGGAGCCACCTACGTGATTTCAACACCGGGCGAATTGCTCGAAATCTACGACAAATCATGCTGA
- a CDS encoding cupin domain-containing protein codes for MTRIQSDDLPWTSQNSPQGKYGVRRRSLSQATGGAKDTGTWGGGHPFEVEIHRVPPGKVNFPFHEHSAQWEAYYILSGFGVVRSPKGKEVIQAGDYLVFPPGEAHQIHNHGEEDLTFMVIADQPQADIIHYPESGKWLMKPQKKCFQMNEVEYFAGEE; via the coding sequence ATGACTCGCATTCAATCTGACGATCTTCCCTGGACCTCGCAAAATTCACCCCAGGGGAAGTATGGCGTGCGCCGTCGTTCCCTTTCTCAGGCGACGGGTGGGGCAAAGGATACGGGTACCTGGGGCGGTGGGCATCCGTTTGAGGTGGAAATCCACCGGGTGCCTCCGGGTAAGGTGAATTTCCCTTTTCATGAGCACTCAGCTCAGTGGGAGGCATACTACATTTTGTCTGGCTTTGGCGTTGTGCGGAGCCCAAAGGGCAAAGAGGTCATCCAGGCGGGAGATTACCTGGTGTTTCCTCCTGGAGAGGCGCACCAGATCCACAATCACGGTGAGGAAGACCTCACCTTCATGGTCATCGCGGATCAGCCGCAAGCAGACATCATACACTATCCTGAATCGGGCAAGTGGCTGATGAAGCCGCAGAAGAAGTGCTTCCAGATGAATGAGGTGGAGTACTTTGCTGGGGAGGAATAG
- a CDS encoding YcxB family protein produces MNEEITGSYVIDTASFKAAFKWHLHRLTRWKWLALIVLVFCISMGTVASSDLQGNKAIGMAVVMFVLVTLGCIIWYALMIGTFRFMLKQQIKRIPAYGMTLRYVMTEDGLRSTAGGAESFLPWNLVIKSIATPDGVLVYPQQNLFNWLPKTAFTSEADYARFLQLITSKTQHSKVGLN; encoded by the coding sequence ATGAACGAAGAGATTACAGGGTCTTATGTGATTGATACCGCTTCTTTCAAAGCGGCCTTCAAATGGCATCTTCACCGACTGACTCGGTGGAAATGGCTTGCTCTGATTGTGCTCGTTTTCTGTATCTCCATGGGCACCGTTGCTTCGTCAGATCTTCAAGGTAACAAGGCCATCGGAATGGCGGTGGTCATGTTTGTGTTGGTAACCCTCGGCTGCATCATTTGGTATGCACTCATGATCGGGACGTTTCGCTTCATGCTGAAACAGCAGATCAAACGAATTCCAGCCTATGGAATGACTCTCCGTTATGTCATGACAGAAGACGGCCTTCGAAGCACCGCAGGTGGCGCCGAGTCTTTTCTTCCCTGGAATCTGGTGATCAAGAGCATAGCGACTCCAGACGGAGTCTTGGTTTACCCTCAACAGAACCTCTTCAATTGGCTCCCCAAAACAGCCTTCACTTCCGAAGCCGATTACGCCCGCTTCCTCCAGCTCATCACCTCCAAGACCCAGCACTCCAAGGTCGGCTTGAACTGA
- a CDS encoding alpha/beta hydrolase family protein, with protein MTRFIALCSVLIGGSLYQAHSALPGWQAEVAVIQISSTADQSPQPALTWSPTTQEARPLLVGLHTWSGDYQQAANGRVYAQWCMDQGWHFVYPNFRGPNQTPAAMGSDLAVQDVVDAVAHLQKTQHVDASRIYLIGVSGGGHMAMQMAGRHPEIWAGVSAWCGISDITAWHTEHSKNGVPDNYARHIELALGGAPVGALLTQAAQRSPLTHLARAKDVPLDLNHGIHDGRTGSVPFRHSLLAFNRVVDSPLPETEIRAYYDTQQRPTTWPAPEADPLYGSKVVLFRKTSANARVTLFEGGHEILYTPSLNWLAQQQKGKPAVWKIATPMPVSGAAETKSGL; from the coding sequence ATGACGCGCTTCATCGCTCTTTGTTCCGTCCTCATCGGAGGCTCCCTTTACCAGGCTCATTCGGCATTACCCGGCTGGCAGGCTGAAGTGGCTGTGATCCAGATTTCCAGCACTGCGGATCAGTCGCCCCAGCCAGCTTTGACCTGGTCTCCCACCACTCAAGAAGCACGCCCGCTTTTAGTCGGTCTGCATACCTGGAGCGGGGATTATCAGCAGGCTGCCAATGGACGTGTGTATGCGCAGTGGTGCATGGATCAAGGCTGGCACTTTGTGTATCCCAATTTTCGCGGACCCAATCAAACCCCCGCAGCTATGGGCAGTGACCTGGCCGTGCAGGATGTGGTAGATGCCGTAGCCCATCTGCAAAAAACTCAGCATGTGGATGCCAGCCGCATCTACCTCATCGGCGTCAGCGGCGGCGGCCACATGGCCATGCAGATGGCAGGCAGGCATCCCGAAATCTGGGCCGGTGTCTCCGCCTGGTGCGGCATCAGTGACATCACCGCTTGGCACACTGAGCATTCAAAAAATGGCGTGCCTGACAACTATGCGCGTCACATTGAGCTGGCGCTCGGCGGAGCACCTGTTGGAGCTTTGCTCACGCAGGCTGCCCAGCGCTCTCCCCTCACGCATCTCGCGAGAGCCAAAGACGTGCCGCTGGACCTGAATCACGGCATTCATGATGGCCGAACCGGCAGCGTTCCTTTTCGGCATAGTTTGTTAGCCTTCAATCGGGTGGTGGACTCCCCCCTGCCGGAGACGGAAATTCGTGCGTACTATGACACCCAGCAAAGGCCCACCACTTGGCCCGCACCCGAGGCCGACCCGCTGTATGGCAGCAAGGTCGTCCTGTTTCGCAAGACTTCCGCCAACGCACGTGTGACCCTTTTTGAAGGGGGGCATGAGATCCTCTACACGCCTTCGCTCAACTGGTTGGCGCAGCAGCAAAAGGGGAAACCTGCTGTCTGGAAAATTGCCACACCCATGCCCGTCAGCGGCGCGGCAGAGACAAAATCTGGCCTGTGA
- the sufC gene encoding Fe-S cluster assembly ATPase SufC → MSLEIKDLHAQIPGREILKGLNLTINPGEVHAIMGPNGSGKSTLSKVLCGHEDYEVTSGEVLLDGENILDMEVDARSRAGLFLAFQYPHEIPGVSNANFLRAALKARLPKGEDIDAIKFYKQLYTRMDQLEMDRSFTSRSVNEGFSGGEKKRNEILQLMMLEPKYAILDETDSGLDIDALKVVSRGVNAMRSEDRGFLVITHYQRLLNYIQPDIVHVMMDGQIVHTGGKELALKLEEKGYDWVKEELLANA, encoded by the coding sequence ATGTCCCTCGAAATCAAAGACCTCCACGCTCAGATCCCCGGCCGCGAAATCCTCAAAGGCCTGAACCTCACCATCAATCCTGGTGAAGTACACGCCATCATGGGCCCGAACGGCTCGGGCAAAAGCACCCTCAGCAAGGTTCTCTGCGGTCACGAAGACTACGAAGTCACCAGCGGTGAAGTGCTGCTGGATGGCGAAAACATTCTGGACATGGAAGTGGATGCCCGCAGCCGCGCCGGCCTGTTCCTGGCCTTCCAGTACCCGCATGAAATCCCCGGCGTGAGCAACGCCAACTTCCTCCGCGCTGCCCTCAAGGCCCGCCTGCCGAAGGGTGAGGACATTGACGCCATCAAGTTCTACAAGCAGCTCTACACTCGCATGGACCAGCTCGAGATGGACCGCAGCTTCACCAGCCGCAGCGTCAATGAAGGCTTCTCTGGGGGTGAGAAAAAGCGCAACGAGATCCTCCAGCTCATGATGCTGGAGCCCAAGTACGCCATCCTCGACGAGACCGATTCCGGCCTCGACATTGATGCCCTCAAGGTCGTCTCCCGTGGCGTCAACGCCATGCGCAGCGAGGACCGTGGTTTCCTCGTCATCACCCACTACCAGCGCCTGCTGAACTACATCCAGCCAGACATCGTCCACGTGATGATGGACGGCCAGATCGTCCACACCGGCGGCAAGGAACTGGCCCTGAAGCTGGAAGAAAAAGGCTACGACTGGGTCAAAGAAGAGCTGCTGGCAAATGCTTGA
- a CDS encoding trypsin-like peptidase domain-containing protein yields the protein MLTRYLFYFLSFVSGVVSADSLERTGSLEAQISRDHAPLLGGGQVVLSYADVVEKVRDSVVTVFVTQQKIAEPENSSSEGNPFDLSQKKRMEAEPEDEAFKGSGSGVIISSEGWIITNAHVVNQADKISVRLRGQETDIEALVAGMDPATDIALLKIQQPTLKAATLADSLRVRPGDVVLAIGSPFGLEQTITLGIISATGRGALGLIEGGMEDFIQTDAAINPGNSGGPLLDGLGRVVGINTARYWGDNIGFAVPVNLVLKVASDLHRYGWVVRGFLGVHTLEVTPKLIEDLKLPKKAKGVLVKSVETGEAADLAGFKEADLIVEVNGRKVENGMRFRLGLASLQPGDKATFEVLRQGQKISLQAIMGEPPELKRLQAEKAQTPDVVEWAPGLWVAEASRDWKMRFKLSPQVAGLIVTQDLKSKDGTTQLRAGDQILLINGQPAQNHAQARSRLATLKAPTLLLKIRSGQEERFIAIPR from the coding sequence ATGCTGACCCGGTATCTTTTTTACTTTCTCTCTTTCGTTTCAGGAGTGGTATCGGCCGATTCTTTGGAGCGAACCGGAAGCTTAGAGGCGCAAATTTCACGAGATCACGCCCCACTACTTGGGGGCGGGCAAGTTGTTCTCAGCTACGCGGATGTTGTTGAAAAAGTGAGAGATAGTGTAGTGACCGTTTTTGTCACTCAGCAGAAAATTGCTGAGCCTGAGAATTCATCGAGTGAAGGCAATCCGTTTGATCTTTCCCAGAAGAAACGAATGGAGGCAGAGCCGGAAGATGAGGCCTTCAAAGGAAGTGGTAGTGGCGTGATTATTTCGTCTGAAGGATGGATCATCACCAATGCTCACGTGGTGAATCAGGCAGACAAAATCAGTGTTCGGTTGCGCGGGCAGGAGACGGATATCGAGGCACTGGTGGCTGGGATGGATCCAGCTACTGATATTGCGTTGCTTAAGATCCAGCAGCCCACATTGAAAGCAGCGACTTTAGCTGACAGCCTGCGTGTGCGGCCAGGTGATGTGGTTTTAGCGATAGGTAGTCCCTTTGGATTGGAACAGACCATTACGTTGGGCATCATCAGTGCTACGGGTCGTGGTGCTTTGGGTCTGATTGAAGGTGGAATGGAGGATTTTATTCAGACAGATGCGGCGATCAATCCTGGCAACTCAGGTGGGCCCCTCTTGGATGGTCTAGGAAGGGTCGTTGGCATCAACACAGCACGCTACTGGGGCGACAACATAGGCTTTGCGGTACCCGTGAATTTGGTCCTAAAAGTAGCCAGTGATTTGCATCGTTATGGCTGGGTCGTACGTGGATTTTTAGGGGTGCATACTTTGGAGGTCACACCCAAGTTGATTGAAGATCTAAAGCTTCCCAAAAAGGCCAAAGGTGTTCTGGTCAAGAGCGTGGAAACAGGTGAGGCTGCTGACTTAGCGGGATTTAAGGAGGCGGATCTGATTGTCGAAGTCAATGGCCGTAAGGTGGAAAACGGCATGAGATTTCGCTTGGGGCTGGCGAGCTTGCAACCGGGAGACAAAGCGACTTTTGAGGTTCTACGTCAGGGGCAGAAGATTTCACTCCAAGCGATTATGGGAGAGCCGCCAGAGTTAAAAAGACTCCAGGCGGAGAAGGCACAAACGCCCGATGTCGTCGAATGGGCTCCAGGCCTTTGGGTGGCCGAAGCGTCACGCGATTGGAAAATGCGCTTCAAACTGTCACCTCAAGTCGCTGGTTTGATTGTTACCCAAGATCTAAAATCAAAAGATGGCACCACCCAACTAAGAGCAGGTGACCAAATTCTCCTTATCAATGGACAGCCCGCGCAAAACCACGCGCAGGCGAGGAGCCGACTGGCGACCTTAAAGGCGCCAACGTTATTGTTAAAAATCCGCAGTGGCCAGGAAGAACGTTTTATCGCGATTCCGCGCTAA